From the Chiloscyllium plagiosum isolate BGI_BamShark_2017 chromosome 16, ASM401019v2, whole genome shotgun sequence genome, one window contains:
- the LOC122557827 gene encoding hepatitis A virus cellular receptor 1-like, whose protein sequence is MNLLYCSSGQTQIPFRFSSKMWTPLGLFLYISISSLTASSVYNLQSNGVKVLKSLHVSSAKECNQTCGSVADQDGLECNWVVIEEKQNLCFYLHCLNIPVCKRVTVEDAKALQIGQGLSSKIFLSRIHRNKRGNKRSNSSNSSILNESSPVSARVTITSAITTSPTIRTTTIVPTTTISSTVPTITTATTTTLSNIPTTTTISSTVPTTTTATTTVSSTVPTTTTVSSTVPTTTKTTTTVSTVPTTTKTITTVSSTVPTTTTTTVSSTVPTTTKTITTVSSTIPTTTTVSSTIPTTTTATTTVSSTVPTTATTTISTVPTTNTATTIVSSTVPTTTTISQEVTNTTSNLPSVPISGSRTPPMMTMIPTTINSTINVNEPTSVNEHPTQLSTTSLAKTTKLLTSTAPQKKLAPTIVRQTTMANALSTKAMSTSNASMTSPQTTTKKMNSSASVTMTTSIMPGGTSNSPEEESRTTLAFNDVKYHTFPSVPAGSLIKHLADTSSLIAILIFGMLFFLVSIILFAQKAFESYKRKDYVQVDYLINGMYADSDM, encoded by the exons ATGAATCTGTTATACTGCAGTTCTGGCCAAACACAGATTCCCTTCAGATTTTCCTCAAAAATGTGGACTCCTCTTGGTCTGTTTCTTTACATCTCTATTTCCTCTTTGACTGCAAGCTCAGTGTACAATTTGCAAAGTAATGGAGTCAAAGTGCTGAAGTCCCTTCACGTCAGTAGTGCAAAGGAATGTAACCAAACTTGTGGCAGTGTAGCAGACCAAG atggcTTGGAGTGTAATTGGGTTGTaattgaagaaaaacaaaatctttgtttttatttgcacTGTCTTAATATTCCGGTCTGTAAAAGAGTAACTGTGGAAGATGCTAAAGCTTTGCAAATAG GGCAAGGTTTATCAAGCAAGATTTTTTTAAGTCGTATACATAGGAATAAAAGAGGTAATAAAAGGAGTAACAGTAGTAATTCCAGTATTTTAAATGAATCATCTCCAGTATCAGCACGAGTCACCATTACATCTGCTATCACCACGAGTCCTACCATAAGGACAACTACAATCGTCCCCACCACGACTATATCATCAACTGTCCCCACCATAACCACAGCCACTACCACAACATTATCAAACATCCCCACCACAACCACCATATCATCAACTGTCCCCACTACAACCACAGCCACGACCACGGTATCATCAACTGTTCCCACCACAACCACGGTATCATCAACTGTCCCCACCACAACCAAAACCACCACCACAGTATCAACTGTCCCCACCACAACCAAAACCATCACCACAGTATCATCAACTGTCCCCACCACAACCACCACCACGGTATCATCAACTGTCCCCACCACAACCAAAACCATCACCACAGTATCATCAACCATCCCAACCACAACCACCGTATCATCAACCATCCCCACCACAACCACAGCCACCACCACAGTATCATCAACCGTCCCAACCACAGCCACGACCACCATATCAACTGTCCCCACCACAAACACAGCAACCACCATAGTGTCATCAACTGTCCCCACCACAACCACAATCTCTCAAGAAGTCACAAATACAACTTCAAATCTTCCATCAGTACCTATTTCAGGTTCTCGAACACCTCCAATGATGACAATGATACCCACTACAATTAATTCAACAATAAATGTCAATGAGCCAACTTCAGTAAATGAACATCCCACACAACTCTCCACTACTAGTTTAGCAAAAACTACTAAGCTACTAACATCAACTGCTCCACAGAAGAAATTGGCTCCAACAATTGTTCGTCAAACCACAATGGCAAATGCATTATCTACAAAAGCCATGAGTACTTCAAATGCATCTATGACTTCACCTCAAACTACAACAAAGAAAATGAACAGTTCAGCTTCTGTAACTATGACCACGTCCATAATGCCTGGAGGAACATCAAATTCACCAGAAGAAGAATCAAGAACTACACTTGCGTTCAACGATGTGAAGTATCACACGTTTCCTTCAGTACCTGCTGGATCTCTAATCAAGCATTTAGCTGATACCAGTTCATTAATAGCCATATTAATATTTGGGATGCTGTTTTTCTTAGTGAGTATAATATTGTTTGCTCAAAAAGCTTTTGAAAGCTATAAAAGGAAAGACTATGTTCAAGTGGACTATTTAATAAATGGAATGTATGCTGACTCAGATATGTAA